From the genome of Schaalia dentiphila ATCC 17982, one region includes:
- a CDS encoding metal ABC transporter ATP-binding protein, which translates to MTTLVSFRDAALGYGNTPALTGLTLDVFGGQALALVGPNGGGKTTLMRGIAGGCQVLSGTVEVDAKRIGLVPQSADLDLTFPVSAAEVVTMGLIAEAGWGKRINADMRARVSAALERVNLSDRASRRFGTLSGGQRQRVLVARALVARPDLVMMDEPFNGLDAPSRDILTRLIAELTADGVGVVVSTHDLSLARDVCSRACVLASHLVALGSVDEALAPSVLARAYGAGADEAIAALS; encoded by the coding sequence ATGACGACACTCGTCTCCTTCCGAGACGCGGCGCTGGGGTATGGGAATACCCCGGCGCTGACCGGCCTGACCCTCGACGTGTTCGGGGGCCAGGCCCTCGCCCTTGTCGGTCCCAACGGTGGCGGCAAGACCACTCTCATGCGCGGCATCGCCGGCGGCTGCCAGGTCCTCTCCGGGACCGTCGAGGTGGACGCCAAGCGCATCGGCCTCGTGCCCCAGAGCGCCGACCTGGACCTCACCTTTCCCGTGAGTGCGGCCGAGGTCGTCACCATGGGTCTTATCGCCGAGGCCGGGTGGGGCAAGCGGATCAACGCCGACATGCGCGCGCGGGTGAGCGCCGCCCTCGAACGGGTCAACCTCTCCGATCGCGCGTCGCGCCGATTCGGGACGCTCAGCGGCGGGCAGCGACAGCGCGTCCTCGTGGCGCGGGCCCTCGTCGCCCGGCCGGACCTGGTCATGATGGACGAGCCCTTCAACGGCCTCGACGCGCCCAGCCGCGACATCCTGACGCGGCTGATCGCCGAGCTGACCGCGGACGGTGTCGGCGTCGTCGTCTCCACGCACGACCTCTCCCTTGCGCGCGACGTGTGCTCGCGTGCCTGCGTGCTCGCCTCGCACCTCGTCGCCCTCGGCAGCGTCGACGAGGCCCTTGCCCCCTCCGTCCTGGCGCGTGCCTACGGGGCGGGCGCGGACGAGGCGATTGCGGCACTGTCATGA
- a CDS encoding metal ABC transporter substrate-binding protein: MMFSPTMRSLAAAAGLAMATASLAACAPSSSAHGLAVVATTTQICDYVTQIAAKSTDISLAKTDASGQSTHVGTAPEGAALTMSLTCLLAPNASAHEHEMTPAQTKALSEADVMAVSGVDLEHFLDDAVVSSGFKGRMVVTSGVLTAADIDNPGAPDPEGAYTIDRGSERVNVAPWPFPPEEAGEAPEFRFDPHVWTSPKGAHVQVANLGAGLAAAAPDAASSINAATASYLEDIDALDQWTAEAIETVPAGQRVLFTSHDAFGYFSRDYGIRFIGAALSDFNEQQDATADHIAKAVAAVKESGAVALFAENSNNSKSIEAIARAAGVTPIVGEDAMYGDSLGPDGSEGATYVGSIIHNVRAVTQAWGGTVPDLPERLKDQ; encoded by the coding sequence ATGATGTTTTCCCCAACAATGCGCAGCTTGGCCGCTGCCGCAGGGCTGGCCATGGCGACCGCCTCGCTGGCTGCGTGCGCGCCCTCCTCCTCGGCCCACGGCCTCGCGGTCGTCGCCACGACCACGCAGATCTGCGACTACGTCACCCAGATCGCCGCGAAATCCACCGACATCTCCCTTGCCAAGACCGATGCCTCAGGACAGAGCACACACGTGGGCACCGCCCCCGAGGGGGCCGCCCTGACCATGAGCCTCACGTGCCTGCTCGCCCCCAACGCCTCCGCGCACGAACATGAGATGACCCCTGCCCAGACCAAGGCACTCTCGGAGGCCGACGTCATGGCTGTCTCCGGCGTCGACCTCGAACACTTCCTCGACGATGCTGTCGTCTCCTCGGGCTTCAAGGGGCGCATGGTCGTCACTTCGGGCGTCCTGACCGCCGCCGACATTGACAACCCGGGCGCACCCGACCCTGAGGGGGCCTACACGATCGACCGCGGCAGCGAGCGCGTGAACGTTGCCCCGTGGCCCTTCCCACCGGAAGAAGCGGGCGAAGCCCCCGAGTTCCGCTTCGATCCGCACGTGTGGACCTCGCCAAAGGGTGCCCACGTCCAGGTTGCCAACCTCGGAGCAGGCCTCGCGGCCGCGGCACCGGACGCAGCATCGTCGATCAACGCGGCCACGGCCTCGTACCTGGAGGACATTGACGCTCTCGATCAGTGGACCGCCGAGGCCATTGAGACCGTCCCTGCGGGACAGCGCGTGCTCTTTACCTCCCACGACGCCTTCGGCTACTTCTCGAGGGACTACGGGATCCGCTTCATCGGCGCCGCCCTGTCCGACTTCAACGAGCAGCAGGACGCCACCGCCGACCACATCGCCAAGGCCGTCGCGGCCGTCAAGGAATCCGGCGCGGTTGCGCTCTTTGCGGAAAACTCCAACAACTCCAAGTCCATCGAGGCGATCGCCCGCGCGGCTGGCGTGACCCCCATCGTGGGCGAGGATGCCATGTACGGCGATTCGCTGGGCCCCGACGGGTCCGAGGGAGCCACCTACGTCGGCTCGATCATCCACAACGTGCGTGCCGTGACCCAGGCGTGGGGCGGCACCGTCCCGGACCTGCCCGAGCGCCTGAAGGACCAGTGA
- a CDS encoding metal ABC transporter permease, which produces MIAPFLARPIIVLGLLALAVGPASTLVNLRRAEFSAETMVHGVFPGIVVGMAVGGREAIIPGGAVCAAFVAAALTVASRKQRHSEATTAVLLTAFFSLGIVISLRIGDMSGQLESLMFGRLLDITLSRMATSALVLVVAAELLAATWRAQVAVAFDREAARVSGIPVTWIDIAFNAALGAIVVAASTAVGVLLVVGYLIVPGAFGRLLAAGPRSMVLLSGACALVGGWAGFGVSLLRAPRPLSPQACVAMGVLLCFAAALALREIRARRACTVTAGRETSRETTVSAGGGEAS; this is translated from the coding sequence ATGATCGCCCCCTTCCTGGCCCGCCCCATCATCGTCCTGGGGCTCCTCGCGCTGGCGGTTGGACCCGCCTCGACGCTCGTGAACCTGCGCCGCGCCGAATTCAGCGCCGAGACGATGGTCCACGGCGTCTTTCCCGGAATCGTTGTGGGAATGGCGGTCGGCGGGCGAGAGGCCATCATCCCGGGTGGCGCGGTGTGCGCGGCGTTCGTCGCGGCGGCACTGACGGTGGCTTCCCGCAAACAGCGCCACTCCGAGGCGACGACCGCTGTCCTGCTCACCGCCTTCTTCTCCCTCGGCATCGTTATCTCCCTGCGCATCGGGGACATGTCTGGGCAGCTCGAATCCCTTATGTTCGGCCGTCTCCTGGATATCACGTTGTCGCGCATGGCCACGAGCGCCCTCGTCCTCGTGGTCGCCGCCGAGCTGCTCGCTGCCACCTGGCGCGCGCAGGTTGCGGTAGCCTTCGATCGCGAGGCCGCACGGGTGAGTGGTATCCCCGTCACGTGGATAGACATCGCCTTCAACGCGGCGCTCGGTGCGATCGTGGTCGCGGCCTCGACGGCGGTCGGAGTCCTCCTCGTCGTCGGATACCTCATCGTTCCCGGAGCCTTCGGTCGGCTGCTCGCGGCGGGCCCGCGCTCCATGGTGCTCCTGTCCGGCGCCTGTGCGCTCGTTGGAGGATGGGCGGGCTTCGGCGTCTCCCTCTTGCGCGCACCGCGCCCGCTGTCCCCGCAGGCGTGCGTCGCGATGGGGGTCCTCCTCTGCTTTGCTGCCGCACTGGCGCTGCGCGAGATCCGTGCCCGACGCGCGTGCACGGTCACTGCCGGGCGTGAAACGTCGCGTGAAACGACCGTGAGCGCCGGGGGAGGGGAGGCCTCGTGA
- a CDS encoding NADPH-dependent FMN reductase, translating to MASVAIILGSVRPGRAGDQVVRWIEDQARQVEGVQTVFFDLRDYDLPLFAEEMPPSMQAPELPEAVRLRANLEANDAVLFVTPEYNHSVPAALKNAIDYLPPATLKEKAVGLVGYSWYGAVKPLEHLREIVSTFGADVREQQVGINLGSDFQDGVFTPSEELGVQIRELLASLA from the coding sequence ATGGCTTCCGTTGCCATCATTCTTGGTTCCGTCCGTCCCGGTCGCGCCGGCGATCAGGTTGTTCGCTGGATTGAGGATCAGGCTCGTCAGGTTGAGGGCGTGCAGACCGTGTTCTTCGATCTGCGCGACTACGATCTTCCTCTCTTTGCGGAGGAGATGCCGCCCTCGATGCAGGCCCCCGAGCTGCCCGAGGCCGTTCGTCTTCGTGCGAACCTCGAGGCAAACGATGCCGTCCTGTTCGTGACGCCTGAGTACAACCACTCCGTGCCCGCAGCCCTGAAGAACGCGATCGACTACCTGCCTCCGGCCACGCTGAAGGAGAAGGCCGTTGGTCTGGTCGGCTACTCCTGGTACGGCGCGGTCAAGCCGCTTGAGCACCTGCGCGAGATCGTGTCGACCTTCGGTGCCGACGTGCGCGAGCAGCAGGTTGGCATCAACCTGGGTTCCGACTTCCAGGACGGTGTTTTCACGCCCTCCGAGGAGCTTGGCGTGCAGATCCGTGAACTGCTTGCGTCGCTGGCGTGA
- the rsmI gene encoding 16S rRNA (cytidine(1402)-2'-O)-methyltransferase, translating to MEAATDTTNAPEAASTSKDARTQEPYRQEAGTILLAATPIGDVRDASPRVVAALEGADIVAAEDTRRALALASRIGIKLGGRLVALHDHNEAEKAAGIVEAARGGARVVFVSDAGMPTVSDPGFRLARAAIDAGVPLSVLPGPSAPLVALALSGLPSDRFAFEGFLPRKDGDATRYLQDLATDPHTLIFFESPRRAAATLTRMAEVFGADRAAALCRELTKDYEEVRRGTLGQLAEGADDVLGEVTIVVAGYTRSARAKDHVGAVLALAAEGMRLKDAAAEVAAATGARKNDLYKAALAAR from the coding sequence ATGGAAGCAGCGACCGACACGACCAACGCCCCCGAGGCTGCCTCGACATCCAAGGACGCCCGCACGCAGGAACCCTACCGCCAGGAGGCGGGGACCATCCTGCTCGCAGCCACCCCGATCGGGGACGTGCGTGACGCCTCGCCCCGCGTCGTCGCCGCGCTCGAGGGGGCGGACATTGTCGCCGCCGAGGACACGCGCCGCGCGCTCGCCCTGGCCTCGCGCATAGGCATTAAGCTTGGCGGTCGCCTCGTCGCCCTGCACGACCACAACGAGGCTGAGAAGGCCGCGGGCATTGTCGAGGCCGCCAGGGGAGGGGCACGCGTCGTCTTCGTGTCCGACGCGGGTATGCCCACGGTCTCCGACCCCGGCTTCCGGCTGGCTCGTGCCGCCATCGACGCGGGTGTTCCGTTGTCCGTTCTGCCCGGTCCCTCCGCGCCACTCGTTGCTCTCGCCCTGTCTGGCCTGCCGTCGGATCGCTTCGCCTTCGAGGGATTCCTACCGCGCAAGGACGGGGATGCCACGCGCTACCTGCAGGACCTCGCAACGGACCCGCACACGCTCATCTTCTTCGAATCGCCCCGGCGCGCAGCCGCCACGCTGACGCGCATGGCCGAGGTCTTCGGCGCCGACCGCGCCGCCGCGCTGTGCCGCGAGCTCACGAAAGACTACGAAGAGGTGCGCCGCGGCACGCTCGGGCAGCTCGCGGAGGGTGCCGACGACGTCCTCGGCGAGGTGACGATCGTTGTCGCCGGATACACGCGAAGCGCACGCGCAAAAGACCACGTCGGTGCCGTCCTCGCGCTCGCGGCGGAAGGCATGCGCCTCAAGGACGCCGCAGCCGAAGTGGCCGCGGCGACGGGCGCGCGTAAGAACGACCTCTACAAGGCCGCTCTCGCCGCGCGATAA
- a CDS encoding dolichyl-phosphate-mannose--protein mannosyltransferase — translation MDTANAHNDTIDKTENLLEQEATGDEIASKLPEHEPATDDEAPAQPAEASPAPPTNGWTQRLSTPAAGWVATAIATLIATLIRLPGLGNVRTLIFDETYYVKDAWSLLTLGYEGTWAKDVDTAFANGDTSGLSAVGGYPVHPPTGKWLIAMGMKFFGQADPVGWRIAAAICGVITVFLLCRLAQNLFHSPAITLLAGLFLATDGMAIVMSRTSILDGFLAMFALAAFLCVVKDQHMAQPKLLAKLAAWDGLGEPRQGWHSAWAHLTLRDQRPFTIGPNAGNRPWLFAAGICAGLACSVKWSGIYVLAFLGLFVALREVTCRWRAGHPTPIRGALLADVWWAFALMVPTAILTYVASWFGWFTHSAAHGHGRSGIAGFAGQLADLWLYHKEMWTFHNGLNTPHKYQSSPFTWLAQVRATSFYWNNGEAMTGCRSGKCASDVVALGNPLLWWVGIGALLLVILATFYYRNWRVGIITLGYIALYVPWLAYAHRTIFIFYTVAFAPFVALAVAWMIGLLAGWATIDGSAEPSPTSRRTQITGWAFAALVTATILGCAIYFMPLWRGDVIDYDFWRAHMWVQSWI, via the coding sequence ATGGATACCGCGAACGCACACAACGACACGATCGACAAGACCGAGAACCTCCTCGAGCAGGAGGCGACAGGCGATGAGATCGCCAGCAAGCTCCCCGAGCACGAGCCGGCAACCGATGACGAGGCCCCCGCGCAGCCCGCCGAGGCCTCGCCCGCTCCCCCGACCAACGGATGGACACAGCGCCTGTCGACGCCCGCAGCGGGGTGGGTAGCGACGGCGATTGCGACGCTCATCGCCACTCTCATTCGACTGCCAGGACTGGGTAACGTTCGCACGCTCATCTTCGACGAGACCTACTACGTGAAGGACGCCTGGTCACTCCTCACCCTCGGATATGAGGGAACGTGGGCGAAGGATGTCGACACCGCGTTCGCCAATGGGGACACCTCCGGATTGTCCGCGGTGGGCGGCTATCCCGTTCATCCGCCGACGGGCAAGTGGCTGATCGCGATGGGCATGAAGTTCTTCGGCCAGGCGGATCCAGTGGGATGGCGCATCGCGGCGGCGATCTGCGGGGTTATCACCGTATTCCTCCTGTGCCGCCTCGCGCAGAACCTATTCCACTCCCCCGCCATCACCCTCCTCGCAGGCCTATTCCTGGCGACGGACGGCATGGCGATTGTTATGAGCCGCACGTCCATCCTCGACGGATTCCTCGCGATGTTTGCGCTGGCTGCATTCCTGTGCGTCGTAAAGGATCAGCACATGGCGCAGCCCAAGCTTTTGGCCAAGCTGGCGGCATGGGATGGACTGGGTGAGCCAAGGCAGGGGTGGCACTCCGCCTGGGCACACCTGACGCTGCGCGATCAACGCCCCTTCACGATCGGCCCCAATGCGGGAAACCGCCCGTGGCTTTTCGCGGCCGGCATCTGCGCAGGGCTCGCCTGCTCCGTCAAGTGGTCCGGCATTTACGTACTTGCCTTCCTCGGACTATTCGTCGCGCTGCGCGAGGTAACGTGCCGTTGGCGCGCAGGACATCCAACGCCGATCCGCGGAGCACTCCTTGCAGACGTGTGGTGGGCGTTCGCCCTCATGGTTCCGACCGCGATTCTCACATACGTGGCATCCTGGTTCGGCTGGTTCACACACTCCGCCGCACACGGACACGGCCGTTCCGGCATCGCTGGATTCGCCGGACAGCTGGCCGACCTGTGGCTCTACCACAAGGAGATGTGGACGTTCCACAACGGACTGAACACACCCCACAAGTATCAGTCCAGCCCGTTCACGTGGCTCGCTCAGGTGCGCGCGACATCCTTTTACTGGAACAACGGCGAGGCCATGACCGGCTGTCGATCAGGCAAGTGCGCGAGTGACGTCGTCGCCCTCGGCAATCCCCTCCTCTGGTGGGTGGGCATCGGAGCACTGCTACTCGTCATCCTCGCGACCTTCTACTACCGCAATTGGCGCGTGGGCATCATTACCCTCGGCTACATCGCACTATATGTTCCATGGCTCGCTTATGCGCATCGCACGATCTTCATTTTCTACACCGTCGCATTTGCACCTTTCGTCGCCCTGGCAGTCGCATGGATGATTGGACTCCTCGCGGGGTGGGCGACAATTGACGGCTCAGCCGAACCCTCACCGACCAGCCGCCGGACTCAGATCACCGGATGGGCGTTTGCTGCACTCGTCACGGCCACAATCCTCGGCTGCGCCATCTACTTCATGCCCCTGTGGCGCGGGGACGTCATCGACTACGACTTCTGGCGCGCCCACATGTGGGTGCAGAGCTGGATTTAA
- a CDS encoding metal ABC transporter permease → MIASLLLYPALHVTIIGALGGLIGAFAYLDRRIFFAESVTHGTFPGAVLGVVIAAALGFGHSGMSAALYVGAFLGTIPLVVLMRWLATIPGISSQGAAGIVLTAGFASGYFLATWFKPLPLAVNSFLTGSVMTVSPADVAWAGGVLVAALLVVTLGGRQLIAHCFDPANPAAASRAGRHELVILGLILASVTVAIPAVGTILSIALIAAPAAALAPLVRSSRAFLVGAPVLGALLGIAGLAIAVPARLSAGGTIALLCAASVLASRVPQRVAGARRTRCARTGNQ, encoded by the coding sequence GTGATTGCCAGCCTCCTCCTGTACCCCGCGCTTCACGTGACGATCATCGGGGCCCTGGGTGGCCTCATCGGCGCCTTCGCCTACCTGGACCGACGCATCTTCTTCGCCGAATCCGTCACGCACGGGACGTTCCCGGGCGCGGTCCTCGGTGTCGTCATCGCAGCCGCCCTCGGCTTCGGGCACTCCGGAATGTCGGCGGCGCTCTACGTCGGCGCGTTCCTCGGGACCATCCCGCTCGTCGTCCTCATGCGCTGGCTCGCCACGATCCCAGGCATTTCCAGCCAGGGAGCCGCCGGCATCGTGCTGACCGCCGGATTTGCCTCCGGGTACTTCCTGGCGACCTGGTTCAAGCCCCTGCCCCTCGCGGTGAATTCCTTCCTGACGGGATCCGTCATGACGGTCTCGCCCGCCGACGTCGCCTGGGCGGGTGGCGTGCTCGTGGCCGCGCTGCTTGTCGTGACGCTGGGCGGGCGCCAGCTCATTGCTCACTGCTTCGACCCCGCCAATCCGGCCGCCGCCTCGCGCGCCGGGCGTCACGAACTCGTCATCCTTGGCCTCATCCTCGCGTCGGTCACCGTGGCGATCCCGGCGGTCGGCACGATCCTGTCGATCGCGCTCATTGCCGCGCCGGCTGCCGCGCTTGCGCCTCTCGTGCGCAGCTCGCGCGCATTCCTCGTTGGCGCTCCTGTCCTGGGGGCGCTCCTCGGAATCGCGGGCCTCGCGATCGCCGTCCCCGCGCGGCTCAGCGCAGGCGGAACCATCGCGCTCCTGTGCGCCGCGAGCGTCCTGGCCTCGCGCGTCCCCCAAAGGGTGGCGGGTGCGAGGCGGACGCGCTGTGCGCGCACAGGGAACCAGTGA
- a CDS encoding isochorismatase family protein: MPRALIIVDVQPTFCEGGALPVTGGNAIAEAVAAYVDAHRDEYQLIVTTQDWHIDPGAHFSETPDFVDTWPPHGVAGTAEAELHPALAHVNADVTIKKGQYEAAYSGFEGTTEDGTTLEQALRAADITDVDVVGLAESHCVACTAVDAARADFKTRVLGELTAPVTAELGAAARQWMTSERVEIV, encoded by the coding sequence ATGCCCCGCGCTCTCATCATTGTCGACGTTCAGCCCACATTCTGCGAAGGTGGTGCCCTCCCAGTGACGGGCGGTAACGCTATCGCCGAGGCCGTGGCCGCCTACGTGGACGCGCACCGTGACGAGTATCAGCTGATCGTGACCACGCAGGATTGGCACATCGATCCGGGCGCTCACTTCTCCGAGACACCGGATTTCGTGGACACCTGGCCCCCGCACGGCGTCGCGGGCACGGCCGAGGCCGAGCTGCACCCTGCGCTCGCGCACGTGAACGCGGACGTGACGATTAAGAAGGGCCAGTACGAGGCCGCCTACTCGGGTTTTGAGGGCACGACTGAGGACGGGACCACGCTGGAGCAGGCCCTGCGCGCTGCCGACATCACGGACGTCGACGTCGTGGGCCTCGCCGAATCGCACTGCGTCGCGTGCACGGCGGTCGACGCCGCTCGCGCGGACTTCAAGACGCGTGTGCTGGGCGAGCTGACGGCTCCCGTGACCGCTGAGCTGGGCGCGGCGGCCCGCCAGTGGATGACGTCGGAGCGCGTCGAGATCGTCTGA